From Arcobacter sp. CECT 8983, the proteins below share one genomic window:
- a CDS encoding HyaD/HybD family hydrogenase maturation endopeptidase, protein MNVLILGIGNILFQDEGIGAHFIHYLDEKYEFESKDSTVSIVDGGTLAQRLIPEIVKYDEVIVVDCIDAYDSIPGDVYFFDYHKAPSHINWQGSAHEVEMLQTLNMIDMNKDLPKTNVLGVIPKRVADDTTFELSKEIISAVKLMEEVVIKHLNSLDIKTKIKNEITIEHIAQISFKRDIINGPKI, encoded by the coding sequence ATGAATGTTTTAATATTAGGAATAGGAAATATCCTATTCCAAGATGAAGGAATAGGGGCTCATTTTATTCACTATTTAGATGAAAAGTATGAGTTTGAATCAAAAGATTCTACTGTTAGTATTGTAGATGGTGGAACTTTAGCACAAAGACTTATTCCAGAAATTGTAAAGTATGATGAGGTTATTGTAGTTGACTGTATTGATGCATATGACTCAATACCTGGAGATGTTTATTTTTTTGATTATCACAAGGCTCCTTCACATATCAATTGGCAAGGAAGTGCCCATGAAGTAGAAATGCTTCAAACACTAAATATGATTGATATGAATAAAGATTTACCAAAAACAAATGTATTAGGAGTTATTCCAAAAAGAGTAGCTGATGATACTACCTTTGAATTGAGTAAAGAAATAATTAGTGCTGTCAAGCTAATGGAAGAAGTGGTAATCAAACATCTTAATTCTTTAGATATAAAAACAAAAATAAAAAATGAAATAACAATAGAGCATATAGCTCAAATATCTTTTAAAAGGGACATAATAAATGGTCCTAAAATTTAA
- a CDS encoding cytochrome b/b6 domain-containing protein: protein MKRVERMTPIMRIIHWTNAICMIVAVATGLYIGYPYYQTLIADPAVDKYVMAWNRWGHFIAAIIFDVTAILIGYLYLFSRFEKPYRKILPTKKNFIEFCEVFFNLMTFNRRKKFDTEYSDSYNIMFFTLFHILLVFMLLTGLQMYVHGLASGHSSIGAWWPWILHLTTDWTLTVFGGNMGVRIAHHTAMYLILMWVMCHIYYQIWRTIFWREGDINIVFGGTKFVNKNIVNSKGEVEKKD, encoded by the coding sequence ATGAAGCGGGTTGAAAGAATGACCCCAATCATGCGAATCATTCACTGGACGAATGCTATTTGTATGATTGTTGCGGTTGCAACCGGGCTATATATTGGATATCCATACTATCAAACATTAATTGCTGATCCAGCAGTAGATAAATATGTTATGGCATGGAATAGATGGGGACATTTCATCGCTGCAATTATTTTTGATGTTACAGCAATCTTAATTGGGTATTTATATCTTTTTTCAAGGTTTGAAAAGCCTTATAGAAAGATTTTACCTACAAAGAAAAACTTTATTGAGTTTTGTGAAGTGTTCTTTAACTTAATGACATTCAATAGAAGAAAGAAGTTTGATACGGAGTATAGTGATTCATATAATATTATGTTCTTTACTCTATTTCATATTCTATTAGTTTTTATGTTATTAACTGGTCTTCAGATGTATGTTCATGGGTTAGCATCTGGACATAGTTCTATTGGAGCTTGGTGGCCTTGGATATTACATCTTACAACTGATTGGACTTTAACTGTATTTGGTGGAAATATGGGAGTTAGAATAGCTCACCACACAGCCATGTATTTAATTCTTATGTGGGTTATGTGTCATATTTATTATCAAATATGGAGAACAATTTTTTGGAGAGAAGGTGACATCAATATTGTATTTGGTGGAACAAAGTTTGTTAATAAAAATATTGTTAACTCTAAAGGTGAAGTAGAAAAAAAAGACTAA
- a CDS encoding HyaD/HybD family hydrogenase maturation endopeptidase: MKNIVIGVGNVLFKDEGVGIYASKFLQQNYKFDDSLEIIDGGTLGFKLMTYFQEYDNVIILDTVSVEDESGSIYRLPSEVLLGMGQYRKTAHEVEIVEMLEICSVLDKHATVTILGIIPEDIESVEIGLTSTLEQKFDGLISQALEEIENIGVKIEKVDNKNLKTIAQELIGSYNGEHLTRIPNEEDTTWN, from the coding sequence ATGAAGAATATTGTAATTGGGGTTGGAAATGTGTTATTTAAAGATGAAGGAGTGGGAATTTATGCTTCTAAGTTTTTACAGCAAAATTATAAATTTGATGATAGTTTAGAGATTATTGATGGAGGAACTTTAGGATTTAAATTAATGACATACTTTCAAGAATACGATAATGTTATTATTTTAGATACTGTTTCAGTTGAAGATGAGTCAGGGTCTATTTATAGACTTCCTTCAGAGGTTTTACTTGGAATGGGACAATATAGAAAAACAGCCCATGAAGTAGAAATTGTAGAGATGCTTGAAATATGTTCTGTTTTAGATAAACATGCAACAGTTACTATTTTAGGTATTATTCCTGAAGATATAGAGTCTGTAGAAATAGGCTTAACTTCAACATTAGAGCAGAAGTTTGATGGTCTTATTTCTCAAGCTTTAGAAGAGATTGAGAATATTGGTGTAAAAATAGAAAAAGTTGATAATAAAAATTTAAAAACTATCGCACAAGAGTTAATTGGAAGCTATAATGGCGAACATCTAACACGAATTCCTAATGAGGAAGATACGACATGGAATTAA
- the cybH gene encoding Ni/Fe-hydrogenase, b-type cytochrome subunit, giving the protein MIKKHYEFSFWVRVTHWVRAITIVVLTFTGFYIAIPFIAPALNQGEPNNYLYALMRSWHIIFGFLLIAVTIGKFYLFIFDKQSQIERVSFLDFINPKVWVKQIKYYMLIGKHARLKGVYNPLQFVAYLGVYITLIVICVTGLILHMHVYHEGLGGFLFEFLRPLEVMIGSLAMVREIHHIAMWFFIVFLPIHIYLAIFNSIYGKSGAMDSIVSGYKWEEEH; this is encoded by the coding sequence ATGATTAAAAAACATTATGAGTTCTCATTTTGGGTTAGAGTTACTCACTGGGTAAGAGCTATAACTATAGTAGTTCTTACTTTCACTGGGTTTTATATTGCAATTCCTTTTATTGCACCAGCACTTAATCAAGGAGAACCAAATAATTATTTATATGCTTTAATGAGATCTTGGCATATTATTTTTGGTTTCCTTTTAATTGCAGTTACAATTGGAAAGTTTTATCTATTTATTTTTGATAAGCAAAGTCAAATTGAAAGAGTATCTTTTTTAGATTTTATAAATCCAAAGGTTTGGGTAAAACAAATTAAATATTATATGTTAATAGGAAAACATGCAAGATTAAAAGGGGTTTATAATCCTTTACAATTTGTTGCTTATTTAGGTGTATATATTACTTTAATTGTAATTTGTGTTACAGGTTTAATTTTACATATGCATGTTTATCATGAAGGTTTAGGTGGATTTTTATTTGAGTTTTTAAGACCATTAGAAGTTATGATAGGTTCCCTTGCAATGGTTAGGGAAATTCATCATATAGCTATGTGGTTTTTTATTGTATTTTTACCAATACATATTTATCTTGCTATATTTAACTCTATTTATGGAAAAAGTGGAGCAATGGATTCTATTGTTTCTGGATATAAATGGGAAGAAGAACATTAA
- a CDS encoding TIGR00341 family protein: MYKKIYLLFSENSKNAQDEINKYLKEKYKLNITARSYEKKIKEKDALYLLDLNDKEIKTFFEEHIENDINVAILPNDDAPNCMSNYGISKNLEEALDDALNEELLAKIDLLKCNDEIILNKIEIGDMHGINNSNLNTKFDKLKTFFKNLFNINFKSYKFTTSEDYSFETVASGIIILEHSLNSTNTALKDKLSIQDGKLNALILSPGSVVSYFFYLILIFFYEKITLVSRPKSLGFIKSKSLKIQSKASMDYIADDIVVKDVKTIEVLVLKDTFNLHLGNKLKEYIKDEENEEKEVIDVDNLPKEELSEVLLKKKLPFLKRASEDDFKDLFVTLKKSSEITFIFSTLMILSSLLSTTGLFANSSPVIIGAMILAPLMAPLISLSMGVIRANSLLIIQSAKTLSYGVFLALFVSSIFTCFMPLDEITYEMESRLHPNLLDLFVAIFSGIAGAYANSKEDVIKSLAGVAIAVALVPPLSVTGIGIGLMDLDIIYGAFLLFLTNLVGMTLSASLTFIVLGYAPIKKAKKGLIYTFLLLVLISVPLSNTFGKMVEKNELSNKIKEIKKVNINDKSIVLKLLDVENKKAYVYVRLELISNSYTSTLEYKEIKKRIEKKLDRNILLEVSSKLIVN, translated from the coding sequence ATGTATAAAAAAATATATTTACTTTTTAGTGAAAATAGTAAAAATGCTCAAGATGAAATAAATAAATATCTCAAAGAAAAATATAAACTCAATATAACTGCTAGAAGCTATGAAAAGAAGATAAAAGAAAAAGATGCTCTTTATCTTCTTGATTTAAATGATAAAGAAATAAAAACTTTTTTTGAAGAACATATTGAAAATGATATTAATGTAGCTATTTTACCTAATGATGATGCACCTAATTGTATGTCAAACTATGGTATATCAAAAAATCTAGAAGAAGCATTAGATGATGCCTTAAACGAAGAATTATTAGCGAAAATAGATTTACTTAAGTGTAATGATGAAATTATTTTAAATAAAATAGAAATAGGCGATATGCATGGCATAAATAATTCAAATTTAAATACAAAATTTGATAAGTTAAAAACTTTTTTTAAAAATCTATTTAATATAAACTTTAAATCATATAAGTTTACAACTTCAGAAGATTATAGTTTTGAGACAGTTGCTTCGGGAATAATAATCTTAGAGCACTCTTTAAATAGTACCAATACTGCATTAAAAGATAAGTTATCTATTCAAGATGGGAAACTAAATGCTTTAATATTATCTCCTGGATCTGTTGTATCTTATTTCTTCTATTTAATTTTGATATTTTTTTATGAAAAAATTACTTTAGTATCTCGTCCTAAGAGTTTAGGCTTTATAAAAAGTAAGTCTTTAAAAATACAATCAAAAGCTTCTATGGATTATATTGCCGATGATATAGTGGTAAAAGATGTTAAAACTATAGAGGTTTTAGTTTTAAAAGATACTTTTAATCTACACTTAGGAAATAAGCTAAAAGAGTATATAAAAGATGAAGAAAATGAGGAAAAGGAAGTTATAGATGTAGATAACTTACCTAAAGAAGAGCTTAGTGAAGTTTTATTAAAAAAGAAATTACCTTTTCTTAAAAGAGCTTCTGAAGATGATTTCAAGGATTTATTTGTAACTCTTAAAAAAAGTTCAGAAATTACATTTATTTTCTCTACACTAATGATTTTAAGTAGTTTATTATCTACTACAGGATTATTTGCTAACTCTTCACCTGTTATTATTGGTGCTATGATTTTAGCTCCTTTAATGGCTCCTTTAATTTCCTTATCAATGGGTGTAATAAGAGCTAATAGTTTATTAATTATTCAAAGTGCAAAAACTTTAAGTTATGGAGTTTTTTTAGCTTTATTTGTCTCTTCGATTTTCACTTGTTTTATGCCTTTAGATGAAATAACTTATGAAATGGAAAGTAGATTACATCCTAATTTATTAGATTTATTTGTGGCAATCTTTTCTGGAATTGCAGGAGCTTATGCTAATTCAAAAGAAGATGTAATCAAGTCTTTAGCTGGCGTAGCAATAGCTGTTGCCTTAGTACCTCCTTTAAGTGTAACAGGTATTGGTATCGGATTAATGGACTTAGATATTATTTATGGAGCATTTTTACTTTTCCTTACTAACTTAGTTGGAATGACACTTAGTGCTTCTTTAACTTTTATTGTTTTAGGTTATGCTCCAATTAAAAAAGCGAAAAAAGGTTTAATTTACACATTTTTGTTATTAGTTCTTATTAGTGTACCATTATCAAATACTTTTGGGAAAATGGTAGAAAAAAATGAATTATCAAATAAAATAAAAGAGATAAAAAAAGTAAATATAAATGACAAAAGCATTGTTTTAAAACTTTTAGATGTAGAAAATAAAAAAGCTTATGTTTATGTAAGATTGGAGCTTATAAGCAATAGTTATACTAGCACTTTAGAGTATAAAGAGATAAAAAAAAGAATAGAAAAAAAATTAGATAGGAATATACTCCTAGAAGTGTCTTCAAAATTAATAGTTAATTAA
- a CDS encoding hydrogenase small subunit produces the protein MQEQRLYEKLTKRLSDLEKLPRLKEEKSIERHLEEKGVSRRDFMKWATAITAMLALPGSFTPLVAKAAKLSDRLPIIWLHMAECTGCSESLLRTDAPTIDSLIFDYISLEYHETLMAAAGWQAEGNLENAIETYKGQYILMVEGGIPSGNSAHYLTIGGHGHTGEYSAKKASKNAAAIFAIGTCSSYGGVQAAIPNPTGAVSLSKVTDKPVINVPGCPPSEKNIVGTLLHYILYGTLPALDAYNRPKWAYANRVHDLCERRGHFDAGEFVEEFGDEGAKKGYCLYKVGCKGPYTFNNCSKNKFNSHMSWPIQAGHGCIGCSEPDFWDTMGPFEEPVANRLYNTVFEGLGADSTADKIGVGLLTVTGIGIAAHAAISKFKNPKDGEE, from the coding sequence TTGCAAGAGCAAAGATTATACGAAAAACTTACTAAAAGGTTAAGTGATTTAGAAAAGCTTCCTAGACTTAAAGAAGAAAAGTCTATTGAGCGTCACTTAGAGGAAAAAGGTGTTTCAAGAAGAGATTTTATGAAATGGGCTACAGCTATTACTGCTATGTTAGCTCTTCCTGGTTCTTTTACACCACTTGTTGCAAAAGCTGCTAAATTAAGTGATAGGCTTCCTATTATCTGGTTACACATGGCTGAGTGTACAGGATGTAGTGAATCACTTTTAAGAACAGATGCTCCTACAATTGACTCATTGATTTTTGATTATATTTCATTAGAGTATCACGAGACATTAATGGCAGCAGCAGGTTGGCAAGCTGAAGGAAACTTGGAAAATGCAATTGAAACTTATAAAGGTCAATATATTTTAATGGTAGAAGGTGGGATTCCTTCTGGAAATAGTGCACACTATTTAACTATTGGAGGTCATGGACATACTGGTGAGTATTCTGCAAAAAAAGCATCTAAAAATGCAGCAGCAATTTTTGCTATTGGTACATGTTCTTCATATGGTGGAGTTCAAGCTGCTATTCCAAATCCTACAGGAGCAGTATCTCTTTCTAAAGTTACTGATAAACCAGTTATTAATGTTCCAGGTTGTCCACCAAGTGAGAAAAATATTGTTGGAACTTTATTGCATTATATTCTTTATGGAACACTTCCTGCCCTTGATGCATACAATAGACCAAAATGGGCTTATGCAAATAGAGTTCATGATTTATGTGAAAGAAGAGGTCACTTTGATGCTGGAGAATTTGTAGAAGAGTTTGGGGATGAAGGTGCTAAAAAAGGATATTGTTTATATAAAGTAGGGTGTAAAGGACCTTATACTTTTAATAACTGTTCAAAAAATAAATTTAACTCACATATGTCTTGGCCTATTCAAGCAGGTCATGGGTGTATTGGTTGTAGTGAACCTGATTTTTGGGATACTATGGGACCATTTGAAGAACCAGTTGCAAATAGGTTATACAATACTGTATTTGAAGGTTTAGGTGCAGATTCAACAGCAGATAAAATTGGTGTTGGATTATTAACAGTAACTGGTATTGGTATTGCAGCGCATGCAGCTATTTCTAAATTTAAAAATCCAAAAGATGGTGAGGAGTAA
- a CDS encoding nickel-dependent hydrogenase large subunit has protein sequence MANKRVVVDPITRIEGHLRIEVEVDENNVIQNAYSTSTLWRGLETIVKNRDPRDAGFLMQRICGVCTFSHYRAGIEAVEDALGIVPPLNAKLTRSLMNMALFMHDHVVHFYHLHGLDWVDVVSALDADPAKASKEAFKYAELPIATGENDLKKVKKRVKEFVDKGQLGPFANAYWGHKTYRLTPEQNLILLSHYLKALEVQRDLAKLMAMFGGKQPHPQSLTVGGVTCVMDLLDPSRMGEYLTLFKVGVEFIENAYQADVVMAAKMYKDEPSVTEQAGVMNFMAHKEMQLNRTEFLFDTGIIENGDLSKVFDINEDLITEEATHSWYADNEALHPYNGKTNPNYTGFKDMDTVGPDGKMIHSKVIDEKGKYSWIKSPRYDGKPMEVGPLAAILISYAKGNEKIVPLVDDFLTRTGLPKAALFTTLGRTAARMIQARAIAKHGLEAFHTLIENLKVDQDTYASYKIDKDKEYRGRFIGDVPRGMLSHWIRIKNGVVENYQAVVPSTWNAGPIDSLGQIGPYEANLVGLKVQDLSQPLEIIRVIHSFDPCIACAVHVMDKKGNDLGTYKVDPIYGLSC, from the coding sequence ATGGCAAATAAAAGAGTAGTAGTAGACCCAATTACTAGGATTGAAGGACACTTAAGAATTGAGGTTGAAGTTGATGAAAATAATGTTATTCAAAATGCTTACTCTACATCAACACTTTGGAGAGGTTTAGAAACTATTGTTAAAAATAGAGATCCTAGAGATGCAGGTTTCTTAATGCAAAGAATTTGTGGTGTTTGTACTTTCTCTCATTATAGAGCAGGAATTGAAGCAGTTGAAGATGCACTTGGTATTGTTCCTCCTTTAAATGCAAAGTTAACTAGGTCTTTAATGAATATGGCTTTATTTATGCATGACCATGTTGTACACTTTTACCATTTACATGGACTTGATTGGGTTGATGTTGTTTCAGCACTTGATGCAGACCCTGCAAAAGCTTCTAAAGAGGCATTTAAATATGCAGAACTACCAATTGCAACAGGTGAAAATGACCTTAAAAAAGTTAAAAAAAGAGTGAAAGAATTTGTAGATAAAGGACAACTAGGACCTTTTGCAAATGCTTATTGGGGACATAAAACTTATAGATTAACTCCTGAGCAAAACTTAATCCTTTTATCTCACTATTTAAAAGCTTTAGAGGTACAAAGAGATTTAGCAAAACTTATGGCTATGTTTGGTGGTAAACAACCACATCCACAAAGTTTAACTGTTGGTGGTGTAACTTGTGTAATGGATTTATTAGACCCAAGTAGAATGGGTGAATATTTAACATTGTTTAAAGTTGGTGTAGAGTTTATCGAAAATGCATATCAAGCTGATGTTGTTATGGCTGCTAAAATGTATAAAGATGAGCCATCAGTAACTGAACAAGCTGGAGTTATGAACTTTATGGCTCATAAAGAGATGCAATTAAATAGAACGGAGTTCTTATTTGACACAGGTATTATTGAAAATGGAGATTTATCAAAAGTATTTGATATCAATGAGGATTTAATTACAGAAGAAGCAACTCACTCTTGGTATGCTGATAATGAAGCATTACATCCATACAATGGTAAAACAAATCCTAATTATACTGGATTTAAAGATATGGATACAGTTGGACCAGATGGAAAAATGATTCATTCTAAAGTAATTGATGAAAAAGGTAAATACTCTTGGATAAAATCTCCTAGATATGATGGTAAACCAATGGAAGTTGGACCATTAGCAGCTATTTTAATCTCTTATGCAAAAGGAAATGAAAAGATTGTTCCACTTGTAGATGATTTCTTAACAAGAACAGGTCTTCCAAAAGCTGCACTATTTACAACTTTAGGAAGAACAGCAGCAAGAATGATTCAAGCAAGAGCAATTGCAAAACATGGATTAGAAGCATTTCATACCTTAATTGAGAATTTAAAAGTTGACCAAGATACTTATGCTTCATATAAAATTGACAAAGATAAAGAGTATAGAGGAAGATTTATTGGTGATGTTCCAAGGGGTATGCTTTCTCACTGGATTAGAATTAAAAATGGAGTTGTAGAAAATTACCAAGCAGTTGTTCCTTCAACTTGGAATGCAGGACCAATTGATTCATTAGGACAAATTGGACCTTATGAAGCGAATTTAGTTGGACTAAAAGTTCAAGACTTATCTCAACCTTTAGAAATTATAAGAGTTATTCACTCTTTTGATCCTTGTATTGCTTGTGCAGTTCATGTGATGGATAAAAAAGGTAATGATTTAGGAACATACAAAGTAGATCCAATTTATGGACTATCTTGTTAA
- the hypF gene encoding carbamoyltransferase HypF — MISKKIKVKGIVQGVGFRPFIYNLALKYNIKGWVNNDEKGVNILTFSSKENIENFIKQLKQNPPPLSKIDSIEIEELNSTNKYTNFEIKKSETNNNKSTIISPDMAVCQDCIDDINNESNFRANYALTNCTNCGPRYSIIKTVPYDRENTSMAEFILCDFCKKEYEDPTNRRYHAQPVACEKCGPQVNLYNKNNKKLSSSLEAIKEVATLINQGEIVAIKGLGGFHLVCDATNDNVVKKLRERKNRPSKPFAVMFEDIAQTKEFTDLTKKEEEIINSKEKPITLVKTISSKLSSHVAPNIDRLGCFLAYTPLHHILFRYLDNPIVATSANLKDEPIIRFKDEVLEKLGYVVDFVLDFNRDIINACDDSVVQVANNDISILRNARGYAPTAIKLEQKVSKKILALGANQKSTIALAFEDNLILSPHIGDLNSIESMEYFKRTIDTFKRFYDFEADVIVCDKHPNYESSKWAMSLNKELVFVQHHYAHILSTMAEYKLKEKVLGFAFDGTGYGDDGNIWGGEVFICDNKTYERTYHLKYFKLIGGEKAVKEPKRVALSLLFDIFSLEEVLCLDNSVVKQFNENEIKMLHTIWQKGLNSPSTSSIGRLFDAIASLTNLLHNQSYEGETGLAIEQNYDKTIVDSFDFEIIDKEIDLSLMIKQILEEKDIKIICSKFLNTLVKIILEISKKHENLPLVFSGGVFQNKSLLELLCKALDEKQIKYYYSKEIPLNDGGISIGQVYYLL, encoded by the coding sequence ATGATAAGTAAAAAAATAAAAGTAAAAGGTATAGTTCAAGGGGTTGGATTTAGACCTTTTATATACAACTTAGCTCTTAAATATAATATAAAAGGTTGGGTTAATAATGATGAAAAAGGAGTAAATATTCTTACTTTTTCATCTAAAGAAAATATTGAAAATTTTATTAAACAGTTAAAACAAAATCCACCACCTTTGTCAAAAATAGACTCTATAGAAATTGAAGAATTAAATTCTACAAATAAATATACAAATTTTGAAATAAAAAAAAGTGAAACAAATAACAATAAATCAACAATTATAAGTCCTGATATGGCAGTTTGTCAAGATTGTATTGATGACATAAACAATGAATCAAATTTTAGAGCAAACTATGCTTTAACGAACTGTACTAATTGTGGACCAAGATACTCTATAATCAAAACAGTTCCTTATGATAGAGAAAATACTTCAATGGCAGAGTTTATACTTTGCGATTTTTGTAAAAAAGAGTATGAAGACCCTACAAACAGAAGATATCATGCTCAACCTGTTGCTTGTGAAAAATGTGGTCCACAAGTTAATCTCTATAATAAAAACAATAAAAAACTCTCTTCTTCTTTAGAAGCTATAAAAGAAGTTGCAACCCTAATAAATCAAGGTGAAATAGTTGCTATTAAAGGTTTAGGAGGGTTTCACTTAGTTTGTGATGCAACAAATGATAATGTAGTAAAAAAATTAAGAGAAAGAAAAAATAGACCTTCTAAACCTTTTGCAGTTATGTTTGAAGATATAGCTCAAACAAAAGAGTTTACAGACTTAACAAAAAAAGAAGAAGAGATAATTAACTCAAAAGAGAAGCCAATTACTTTAGTTAAAACTATTAGTTCAAAATTAAGTTCTCATGTTGCACCAAATATTGATAGGTTAGGATGTTTTCTTGCATATACACCTTTACATCATATACTTTTTAGGTATTTAGATAATCCAATAGTTGCAACAAGTGCAAATTTAAAAGATGAACCAATTATAAGGTTTAAAGATGAAGTTTTAGAAAAGCTAGGATATGTAGTTGATTTTGTTTTAGATTTTAATAGAGATATTATTAATGCCTGCGATGATTCCGTGGTACAAGTTGCAAATAATGATATTTCTATTTTAAGAAATGCAAGAGGTTACGCTCCTACTGCAATAAAACTAGAACAAAAGGTTTCTAAAAAAATATTAGCCTTAGGAGCTAATCAAAAATCAACTATTGCTTTAGCTTTTGAAGACAATCTTATATTATCACCTCATATTGGAGATTTAAATTCAATTGAGTCAATGGAATATTTTAAAAGAACTATTGATACTTTTAAAAGGTTTTATGATTTTGAAGCAGATGTAATTGTTTGTGATAAACATCCTAATTATGAAAGTTCTAAATGGGCGATGAGTTTAAATAAAGAGCTTGTTTTCGTGCAACATCATTATGCACATATTTTATCAACAATGGCAGAGTACAAACTAAAAGAAAAAGTTTTAGGTTTCGCTTTTGATGGTACTGGATATGGAGATGATGGAAATATTTGGGGAGGAGAAGTTTTTATTTGCGATAATAAGACTTATGAACGAACTTATCATCTAAAATATTTTAAACTTATAGGTGGAGAAAAAGCAGTAAAAGAACCTAAAAGAGTTGCTTTATCACTACTTTTTGATATTTTTTCTTTAGAAGAAGTTTTATGCTTAGATAATAGTGTTGTAAAGCAGTTTAATGAAAATGAAATAAAAATGCTTCATACTATTTGGCAAAAAGGTTTAAATAGCCCTTCTACAAGTTCTATTGGAAGATTGTTTGATGCAATTGCGTCTTTAACAAACCTTCTTCATAATCAAAGTTATGAAGGTGAAACTGGACTTGCAATTGAACAAAATTATGATAAAACTATTGTTGATAGTTTTGATTTTGAAATTATTGATAAAGAGATAGATTTATCTCTTATGATAAAACAGATATTAGAAGAAAAAGATATAAAAATTATTTGTTCAAAGTTTTTAAATACTTTAGTAAAAATAATTTTAGAAATTTCAAAAAAACATGAAAATTTACCATTGGTATTTAGTGGTGGAGTTTTTCAAAATAAAAGTTTATTGGAATTGTTATGTAAAGCTTTAGATGAAAAACAAATTAAATACTATTATTCTAAAGAAATTCCTTTAAATGATGGTGGCATTTCAATTGGTCAGGTTTATTACTTACTATAA